One genomic window of Nicotiana sylvestris chromosome 10, ASM39365v2, whole genome shotgun sequence includes the following:
- the LOC104247400 gene encoding anaphase-promoting complex subunit 8, whose protein sequence is MGIKENCRNELRAAVRQLNDRCLYFASKWAAEQLVGIEQDPTKYTPSHTRFQRGSSSIRRRFRTATEPATSFTSTPVAGTSYVSTPSVALEDDGSDTAIDSDFYLLAKSYFDCREYRRATHVLRDQTSKKAIFLRCYALYLAGEKRKEEEIIELEGPLGKSDVVNKELVSLERELSALRKNGTIDSFCLYLYGLVLKQKGSDNLARSVLVESVNSYPWNWSAWSELQSLCTTIETLKSLNLDNHWMKDFFLASAYQELRLHNESLAKYEHLQGTFSFSNYVQAQIAKAQYSLREFEQVEVIFEELLRNDPYRIEDMDMYSNVLYAKECCSALSYLAHRVFLTDKYRPESCCIVGNYYSLKGQHEKSVMYFRRALKLNKNYLSAWTLMGHEYVEMKNTPAAVDAYRRAVDINPCDYRAWYGLGQAYEMMGMPYYALNYFKKSVFLQPNDSRLWIAMAQCYETEQLHMLEEAIKCYRRAANCNDREAIALHQLAKLHAELDRSDEAAFYYKKDLERMEAEEREGPNMVEALMFLARYYKTQKRFEEAEVYCTRLLDYSGPEKETAKSLLRGIRYEMDVEHFPP, encoded by the exons atGGGTATCAAAGAAAATTGTAGAAACGAGCTCCGAGCCGCTGTCCGTCAGCTCAACGACCGTTGCCTCTACTTTGCCTCCAAATG GGCAGCAGAGCAGTTAGTGGGAATAGAGCAAGACCCAACAAAGTACACGCCATCACACACTAGATTCCAGCGTGGCAGCTCCAGCATTCGTCGCCGGTTCCGTACAGCCACAGAACCTGCTACTTCTTTCACTTCCACACCGGTGGCCGGTACATCTTATGTATCGACCCCATCGGTGGCGTTGGAGGATGATGGCAGCGACACCGCCATTGACAGTGACTTTTACCTGCTTGCTAAGTCCTACTTTGATTGTCGTGAGTACCGGCGTGCAACTCACGTGCTTCGCGACCAGACTAGCAAAAAAGCTATCTTCTTGCGGTGTTATGCTCTTTACTTG GCCGGGGAAAAGCGAAAAGAAGAAGAGATAATTGAACTTGAGGGACCCTTAGGCAAAAGTGATGTTGTGAACAAGGAGCTGGTTTCTCTTGAGCGAGAGTTGTCTGCACTTCGCAAAAATGGAACAATAGACTCCTTCTGTCTTTACTTGTACGGACTTGTTCTTAAGCAGAAAGGCAGTGACAATCTTGCTCGGTCAGTTCTTGTCGAGTCAGTAAATAGTTATCCCTGGAACTGGAGTGCTTGGTCTGAATTGCAGTCATTGTGCACTACAATTGAGACATTGAAGAGTCTGAATCTTGATAACCACTGGATGAAAGACTTCTTCCTAGCCAGTGCGTACCAAGAACTCCGTTTGCACAATGAATCATTGGCAAAATATGAGCACTTGCAAGGAACTTTCAGCTTTAGCAATTATGTCCAGGCCCAAATCGCTAAAGCTCAGTACAGCCTGAGAGAATTTGAACAAGTGGAAGTTATATTTGAAGAACTTCTAAGAAATGACCCTTACAGGATTGAAGACATGGATATGTATTCCAATGTGCTGTATGCCAAGGAATGTTGTTCAGCCTTAAGTTATCTTGCACACAGAGTATTCTTGACTGATAAATACAGACCAGAGTCTTGTTGCATTGTTGGGAACTATTACAGTTTGAAGGGGCAGCATGAGAAGTCGGTCATGTATTTTCGGAGGGCcctcaaattaaacaaaaattatttGTCAGCTTGGACACTTATGGGTCATGAGTATGTTGAGATGAAAAACACTCCAGCAGCAGTTGATGCCTATAGGCGGGCTGTGGACATAAACCCATGTGATTATCGAGCCTGGTATGGGTTAGGGCAAGCATATGAGATGATGGGAATGCCCTATTATGCCCTTAATTACTTTAAGAAGTCAGTGTTCTTGCAGCCTAATGATTCTCGGTTATGGATTGCAATGGCCCAATGCTATGAGACAGAACAGCTTCATATGCTTGAAGAAGCAATCAAGTGTTACAGAAGGGCTGCAAATTGTAATGATAGAGAAGCTATTGCTCTTCACCAGCTGGCAAAACTGCATGCTGAACTTGACCGTTCTGATGAAGCAGCATTCTACTACAAGAAGGATTTGGAAAGGATGGAAGCTGAAGAACGAGAAGGTCCAAACATGGTTGAAGCCTTAATGTTCCTTGCTAGATACTATAAGACTCAAAAGAGGTTTGAAGAAGCCGAGGTTTATTGCACCCGCCTTCTTGATTACTCTGGCCCA GAGAAGGAAACAGCAAAGAGTCTACTCAGAGGAATAAGATATGAAATGGATGTTGAGCATTTTCCACCCTAA
- the LOC104247398 gene encoding uncharacterized protein isoform X1 → MEEEKAAAYYDELTRKGEGAAKFKQGLGFSSTSNNDAVPSRGSALVSSSSFLSSFVRASSPSKTTEFEKQAQLQSIQNKLKLKKKPKDDENYDSSLSSRVSSKGKNSRSQSPSRERHSRRRSRSPSRTSKRRSRSRGKERHSIRRSRSRSRDAYRSNRRYRSRSRSKSRDRGKYREKEKKSRRRSRSVPPRDRRSEKDRDATVDYSKLIEGYENMTPAERVKARMKHQLSETARKDETKGMGSGWERFDFDKDAPLDEEEIEAAEDDAALVNHIGKSFRFSAVETRREEQIKAAHDEAIFGVPSLLPLPPFTETDYEAEEDNGKKDISETASATSLISGQALAMQQGSWRDRAHR, encoded by the exons ATGGAGGAAGAAAAGGCCGCAGCATACTACGACGAGCTTACACGGAAAGGAGAAGGCGCCGCAAAGTTCAAGCAAGGTCTAGGCttttcttcaacttccaacaacGACGCCGTTCCCTCCCGTGGCTCTGCTCTTGTTTCTTCATCTTCATTTCTAAGTAGCTTTGTCAGAGCATCAAGCCCGTCGAAAACTACTGAGTTCGAAAAACAAGCTCAACTTCAATCCATCCAAaacaagctcaagctcaagaagaAACCCAAAGACGATGAAAATTACGACAGTAGCCTTTCTTCTAGGGTTTCATCAAAAGGAAAAAACAGTAGAAGCCAAAGTCCGAGCCGCGAAAGGCATTCGCGCCGGAGAAGTCGAAGTCCGAGCCGGACTTCAAAGCGCCGGAGCAGGAGCAGAGGTAAAGAGAGGCATTCCATACGCCGGAGTCGGAGTCGAAGCCGAGATGCTTATAGGTCGAATCGTCGATATAGGTCTAGAAGTAGAAGTAAAAGTAGAGATAGAGGTAAATATagggaaaaagagaagaagagtagAAGGAGGTCAAGGAGTGTGCCACCACGGGATCGAAGATCGGAAAAAGATAGGGATGCTACGGTTGATTATAGCAAATTGATTGAAGGTTATGAAAATATG ACTCCAGCCGAAAGAGTCAAAGCCAGAATGAAACATCAGCTTTCAGAAACTG CTCGAAAAgatgaaacaaaaggcatgggctCTGGATGGGAGCGTTTTGACTTCGACAAGGATGCCCCTTTGGATGAAGAGGAGATTGAAG CTGCAGAAGATGATGCTGCTTTAGTCAACCACATTGGCAAAAGCTTTCGGTTTTCTGCGGTGGAG ACTAGGAGGGAGGAACAAATCAAGGCTGCTCATGATGAGGCTATCTTTGGAGTTCCCTCACTTCTGCCACTTCCACCTTTCACCGAAACTGATTATGAAGCAGAAGAGGATAATGGAAAAAAGGACATCTCTGAAACTGCTTCTGCCACAAGTCTCATCAGCGGGCAG GCACTTGCAATGCAACAAGGTTCTTGGCGTGATCGTGCGCATAGATAA
- the LOC104247398 gene encoding uncharacterized protein isoform X2 yields MEEEKAAAYYDELTRKGEGAAKFKQGLGFSSTSNNDAVPSRGSALVSSSSFLSSFVRASSPSKTTEFEKQAQLQSIQNKLKLKKKPKDDENYDSSLSSRVSSKGKNSRSQSPSRERHSRRRSRSPSRTSKRRSRSRGKERHSIRRSRSRSRDAYRSNRRYRSRSRSKSRDRGKYREKEKKSRRRSRSVPPRDRRSEKDRDATVDYSKLIEGYENMTPAERVKARMKHQLSETARKDETKGMGSGWERFDFDKDAPLDEEEIEAAEDDAALVNHIGKSFRFSAVETRREEQIKAAHDEAIFGVPSLLPLPPFTETDYEAEEDNGKKDISETASATSLISGQVIS; encoded by the exons ATGGAGGAAGAAAAGGCCGCAGCATACTACGACGAGCTTACACGGAAAGGAGAAGGCGCCGCAAAGTTCAAGCAAGGTCTAGGCttttcttcaacttccaacaacGACGCCGTTCCCTCCCGTGGCTCTGCTCTTGTTTCTTCATCTTCATTTCTAAGTAGCTTTGTCAGAGCATCAAGCCCGTCGAAAACTACTGAGTTCGAAAAACAAGCTCAACTTCAATCCATCCAAaacaagctcaagctcaagaagaAACCCAAAGACGATGAAAATTACGACAGTAGCCTTTCTTCTAGGGTTTCATCAAAAGGAAAAAACAGTAGAAGCCAAAGTCCGAGCCGCGAAAGGCATTCGCGCCGGAGAAGTCGAAGTCCGAGCCGGACTTCAAAGCGCCGGAGCAGGAGCAGAGGTAAAGAGAGGCATTCCATACGCCGGAGTCGGAGTCGAAGCCGAGATGCTTATAGGTCGAATCGTCGATATAGGTCTAGAAGTAGAAGTAAAAGTAGAGATAGAGGTAAATATagggaaaaagagaagaagagtagAAGGAGGTCAAGGAGTGTGCCACCACGGGATCGAAGATCGGAAAAAGATAGGGATGCTACGGTTGATTATAGCAAATTGATTGAAGGTTATGAAAATATG ACTCCAGCCGAAAGAGTCAAAGCCAGAATGAAACATCAGCTTTCAGAAACTG CTCGAAAAgatgaaacaaaaggcatgggctCTGGATGGGAGCGTTTTGACTTCGACAAGGATGCCCCTTTGGATGAAGAGGAGATTGAAG CTGCAGAAGATGATGCTGCTTTAGTCAACCACATTGGCAAAAGCTTTCGGTTTTCTGCGGTGGAG ACTAGGAGGGAGGAACAAATCAAGGCTGCTCATGATGAGGCTATCTTTGGAGTTCCCTCACTTCTGCCACTTCCACCTTTCACCGAAACTGATTATGAAGCAGAAGAGGATAATGGAAAAAAGGACATCTCTGAAACTGCTTCTGCCACAAGTCTCATCAGCGGGCAGGTGATATCTTAA